One window of the Eucalyptus grandis isolate ANBG69807.140 chromosome 6, ASM1654582v1, whole genome shotgun sequence genome contains the following:
- the LOC104449566 gene encoding very-long-chain aldehyde decarbonylase GL1-9, whose protein sequence is MVLWEGYVSDEAMGTFAPIVVYWVYAGFYQLLPPLDNYRLHTRKEEEERNSVPLTMVVKGVLLQQLVQATIAQGLFVLTSKANPSGATVQPSIPIQILQFLVAMLVMDTWQYFVHRYMHQNKFLYRHVHSQHHRLVVTYAIGALYNHPLEGLLLDTFGGAISFLVSGMTARTAVYFFCFAVIKTVDDHCGLWLPGNIFHIFFKNNTAYHDIHHQLQGTKYNYSQPFFSIWDKLLGTHMPYYLVKRPEGGFEAQLVKDK, encoded by the exons ATGGTACTTTGGGAAGGGTATGTAAGTGATGAAGCAATGGGCACATTTGCCCCAATTGTGGTCTATTGGGTGTATGCAGGATTCTATCAACTTTTGCCTCCCCTGGACAATTACCGGTTACATACtagaaaagaggaggaagagaggaatTCAGTACCCCTTACAATGGTTGTGAAAGGTGTATTGCTTCAACAACTTGTGCAAGCTACCATTGCCCAGGGGCTCTTTGTG TTGACATCAAAAGCTAATCCATCAGGAGCGACAGTTCAGCCCTCCATACCAATCCAAATACTGCAATTTTTAGTTGCGATGCTGGTCATGGACACGTGGCAGTACTTTGTGCACCGCTATATGCATCAGAACAAATTCTTGTACCGCCATGTCCACTCGCAGCATCATAGGCTGGTTGTCACTTATGCAATTGGTGCTCTGTACAATCATCCGCTCGAGGGTCTCCTGCTTGACACTTTTGGTGGGGCGATCTCTTTCCTTGTGTCTGGGATGACTGCGAGAACTGCTGTgtatttcttttgctttgctgTGATTAAAACAGTCGATGATCACTGTGGGCTGTGGTTGCCTGGCAATATCTTTCATATTTTCTTCAAGAACAACACTGCTTATCACGACATCCATCATCAGCTTCAAGGCACTAAGTACAATTATTCTCAGCCATTCTTCTCCATCTGGGATAAGCTCTTAGGGACTCATATGCCCTACTACCTTGTAAAGCGACCGGAAGGGGGTTTTGAGGCGCAACTGGTGAAAGACAAATGA
- the LOC104449567 gene encoding probable F-actin-capping protein subunit beta — MEAALGLMRRMPPKHTETALSALLSLLPRHSSDLLSQVDQPLQVLCDIDGGKEFILCEYNRDADSYRSPWSSKYHPPLEDGTQPSPELRKLEIEANEIFAIYRDQYYEGGISSVYMWEDDNEGFVACFLIKKDGSKTAHGRRGYLEEGAWDAIHVIEVGPEEDGTAHYCLTSTVMLSLTTDDESSGTFSLSGSIRRQMNMDLSVAEGHLCNMGRMIEEMESKMRNSLDQVYFGKTKEMVCTLRPPAEVTQMRMPES; from the exons atggaagCGGCGTTGGGATTGATGAGGAGGATGCCGCCGAAGCACACGGAGACCGCGCTCTCCGCTCTCCTCAGCCTCTTGCCTCGCCACTCCTCCGATCTCCTCTCCCAAGTCGACCAGCCTCtccag GTGTTGTGCGACATAGATGGTGGAAAGGAGTTTATTTTGTGTGAATACAACAGAGATGCCGACTCTTACAG GTCACCCTGGTCTAGTAAATACCATCCACCATTGGAAGATGGCACGCAACCGTCTCCAGAATTAAGGAAACTGGAGATTGAGGCGAATGAGATCTTTGCAATATATCGTGACCA GTACTATGAAGGTGGCATTTCGTCAGTCTATATGTGGGAAGACGATAATGAAGGTTTCGTTGCCTGCTTTTTGATAAAGAAAG ATGGATCAAAGACAGCTCATGGAAGAAGGGGTTACCTGGAGGAAGGGGCGTGGGATGCTATACATGTAATTGAG GTGGGTCCTGAAGAAGATGGGACAGCTCATTATTGTTTAACCAGCACTGTTATGCTCTCTCTCACTACAGATGATGAATCATCAGGCACATTCAGTTTGTCTGGGTCTATTAGAAGACAG ATGAATATGGACCTCTCAGTTGCTGAGGGCCATCTTTGTAACATGGGACGGATGATAGAGGAAATGGAGAGCAAGATGAGGAACTCGCTTGATCAG GTCTATTTTGGGAAGACAAAAGAGATGGTCTGCACCTTGCGACCACCAGCTGAAGTAACGCAAATGAGAATGCCTGAGAGCTGA
- the LOC104449568 gene encoding tRNA pseudouridine(38/39) synthase isoform X2 gives MSTSPDADSVDALRSHIHSLQTTINELEKQNAELSSRLSGCCCRKMEDEIGCVVDGGGAVDGNGKSMKMDKKTRKKKDFKTGILEHHPRRYVALRLMYFGQRFYGFASEAQLDPTVESEIFKALEKTKLLVGDKKKSQYSRCGRTDKGVSSFGQVISLFLRSNLRPKNTDDANNWGLSIDRDVLDAEIDYVRVLNRVLPKDIRVTGWCPVPIDFSARFSCMSREYKYFFWRDNLDIRAMESAGQKFVGDHDFRNFCKMDAFNVHNYKRHITSFELSSCDKRLESNELWCFKIKGSAFLWHQVRCMVAVMFMVGQGLESPDVMDALLDTDGTPRKPQYTMAPEMPLVLQSCEFEGVRFICSSDARQALHVHLEDGYRTYELEAAMAYEALLTCLPQEHGFSDQSLLSTKPKKKAASHISLMSRPTEPSYEERRAKLNPKPEVRELSDQST, from the exons ATGTCGACGTCGCCCGATGCAGATTCAGTCGACGCCCTTCGCTCCCACATCCATTCTCTCCAGACGACAATCAAC GAGCTGGAGAAGCAGAACGCGGAACTTTCTTCTCGACTCTCTGGATGTTGCTGTCGAAAG ATGGAAGACGAGATTGGTTGTGTCGTAGACGGAGGCGGAGCAGTCGATGGGAATGGCAAATCGATGAAAATGGACAAGAAGACTAGGAAGAAAAAAG ATTTCAAAACAGGAATTCTCGAACACCATCCAAGGCGATATGTTGCTCTAAGATTGATGTATTTTGGGCAAAG GTTTTATGGTTTTGCCTCTGAAGCACAATTGGATCCAACTGTCGAG TCTGAAATTTTTAAAGCTCTTGAGAAGACTAAGCTTTTAGTTGGTGACAAGAAAAAGTCACAGTACTCAAGATGTGGCAGAACAGACAAAGGAGTTTCATCTTTTGGACAA GTCATTTCCCTGTTTCTACGATCAAACCTGCGACCTAAGAACACAGATGATGCAAACAATTGGGGACTTTCTATAGATAGAGATG TCTTAGACGCGGAAATTGATTATGTGAGAGTGTTGAATCGAGTCTTACCCAAAGATATCCGAGTAACTGGCTGGTGTCCTGTTCCAATTGATTTTAGTGCAAG GTTTAGCTGTATGAGCAGGGAgtacaaatatttcttttggagagATAATTTGGATATTAGG GCAATGGAGAGTGCAGGCCAAAAGTTTGTTGGGGATcatgatttcagaaatttttgtaaGATGGATGCATTTAATGTCCACAACTACAAGCGTCATATAACATCCTTTGAACTCTCTTCTTGTGATAAGAG GTTGGAAAGTAATGAACTGTGGTGTTTCAAAATTAAGGGCAGTGCATTTTTGTGGCACCAAGTTCGTTGCATGGTTGCTGTGATGTTTATGGTTGGCCAAGGTCTTGAATCTCCTGAT GTAATGGATGCCTTATTGGACACTGATGGGACACCAAGAAAGCCGCAATACACCATGGCTCCAGAAATGCCATTAGTTCTTCAATCTTGTGAATTTGAAGGTGTCAGGTTTATTTGTTCCTCAG ATGCTCGGCAAGCATTACATGTGCACTTGGAGGATGGCTATCGAACATATGAACTCGAAGCTGCAATGGCTTATGAGGCTCTTCTAACTTGCTTGCCTCAGGAACATG GTTTCTCAGATCAGAGCTTATTGAGTACCAAACCTAAAAAGAAGGCAGCCTCACATATTTCTCTCATGTCGCGCCCAACCGAGC CATCTTATGAAGAGCGGCGTGCCAAATTAAACCCAAAACCAGAAGTTCGTGAGCTTTCTGACCAATCTACATAG
- the LOC104449568 gene encoding tRNA pseudouridine(38/39) synthase isoform X1, which translates to MSTSPDADSVDALRSHIHSLQTTINELEKQNAELSSRLSGCCCRKMEDEIGCVVDGGGAVDGNGKSMKMDKKTRKKKDFKTGILEHHPRRYVALRLMYFGQRFYGFASEAQLDPTVETPNSFRSESHHTDFGVMQSEIFKALEKTKLLVGDKKKSQYSRCGRTDKGVSSFGQVISLFLRSNLRPKNTDDANNWGLSIDRDVLDAEIDYVRVLNRVLPKDIRVTGWCPVPIDFSARFSCMSREYKYFFWRDNLDIRAMESAGQKFVGDHDFRNFCKMDAFNVHNYKRHITSFELSSCDKRLESNELWCFKIKGSAFLWHQVRCMVAVMFMVGQGLESPDVMDALLDTDGTPRKPQYTMAPEMPLVLQSCEFEGVRFICSSDARQALHVHLEDGYRTYELEAAMAYEALLTCLPQEHGFSDQSLLSTKPKKKAASHISLMSRPTEPSYEERRAKLNPKPEVRELSDQST; encoded by the exons ATGTCGACGTCGCCCGATGCAGATTCAGTCGACGCCCTTCGCTCCCACATCCATTCTCTCCAGACGACAATCAAC GAGCTGGAGAAGCAGAACGCGGAACTTTCTTCTCGACTCTCTGGATGTTGCTGTCGAAAG ATGGAAGACGAGATTGGTTGTGTCGTAGACGGAGGCGGAGCAGTCGATGGGAATGGCAAATCGATGAAAATGGACAAGAAGACTAGGAAGAAAAAAG ATTTCAAAACAGGAATTCTCGAACACCATCCAAGGCGATATGTTGCTCTAAGATTGATGTATTTTGGGCAAAG GTTTTATGGTTTTGCCTCTGAAGCACAATTGGATCCAACTGTCGAG ACACCTAATTCATTTCGATCCGAATCCCATCATACTGATTTTGGTGTCATGCAGTCTGAAATTTTTAAAGCTCTTGAGAAGACTAAGCTTTTAGTTGGTGACAAGAAAAAGTCACAGTACTCAAGATGTGGCAGAACAGACAAAGGAGTTTCATCTTTTGGACAA GTCATTTCCCTGTTTCTACGATCAAACCTGCGACCTAAGAACACAGATGATGCAAACAATTGGGGACTTTCTATAGATAGAGATG TCTTAGACGCGGAAATTGATTATGTGAGAGTGTTGAATCGAGTCTTACCCAAAGATATCCGAGTAACTGGCTGGTGTCCTGTTCCAATTGATTTTAGTGCAAG GTTTAGCTGTATGAGCAGGGAgtacaaatatttcttttggagagATAATTTGGATATTAGG GCAATGGAGAGTGCAGGCCAAAAGTTTGTTGGGGATcatgatttcagaaatttttgtaaGATGGATGCATTTAATGTCCACAACTACAAGCGTCATATAACATCCTTTGAACTCTCTTCTTGTGATAAGAG GTTGGAAAGTAATGAACTGTGGTGTTTCAAAATTAAGGGCAGTGCATTTTTGTGGCACCAAGTTCGTTGCATGGTTGCTGTGATGTTTATGGTTGGCCAAGGTCTTGAATCTCCTGAT GTAATGGATGCCTTATTGGACACTGATGGGACACCAAGAAAGCCGCAATACACCATGGCTCCAGAAATGCCATTAGTTCTTCAATCTTGTGAATTTGAAGGTGTCAGGTTTATTTGTTCCTCAG ATGCTCGGCAAGCATTACATGTGCACTTGGAGGATGGCTATCGAACATATGAACTCGAAGCTGCAATGGCTTATGAGGCTCTTCTAACTTGCTTGCCTCAGGAACATG GTTTCTCAGATCAGAGCTTATTGAGTACCAAACCTAAAAAGAAGGCAGCCTCACATATTTCTCTCATGTCGCGCCCAACCGAGC CATCTTATGAAGAGCGGCGTGCCAAATTAAACCCAAAACCAGAAGTTCGTGAGCTTTCTGACCAATCTACATAG
- the LOC104449569 gene encoding uncharacterized protein LOC104449569 isoform X2, whose protein sequence is MPDKGRQLSLSLSLSLSLTSLCLFMSPASEDSSEQEGRTGHMAGSAVATVLKGLFLVLGCFMVATLVYTIAVDGLPFRSDLLTPWMAATLVDYYINVVPLAAWVWYKESNFFSALLWTVLLICLGSVTTCFYILLQFLKLSPQESSQDPIYHVLLQHSSKDGIEQNKQHFPVIIARITFIVLGCLMLATLLYTIFTDGSPFRKELLTPWMTATLIDFYINVVVLSVWVAYKESSWLSAFVWILLLICFGSISTCAYIVRELFQLSSQDPLYFVLFNNGYRKKV, encoded by the exons ATGCCCGATAAGGGCcgccaactctctctctctctctctctctctctttctctcacatCTCTCTGCCTGTTCATGTCGCCTGCAAGTGAAGATTCGTCGGAGCAAGAAGGACGAACTGGGCATATGGCGGGGTCGGCGGTCGCGACGGTTCTGAAGGGTCTCTTCCTGGTGTTGGGTTGCTTCATGGTGGCCACTCTCGTCTACACCATCGCCGTCGATGGCCTCCCCTTCCGCTCTGACCTCCTCACTCc GTGGATGGCAGCGACCTTGGTTGACTACTACATCAACGTTGTTCCGCTTGCG GCTTGGGTTTGGTACAAGGAATCGAACTTTTTTAGCGCTTTACTTTGGACAGTGCTTCTTATCTGCCTAGGCAG TGTCACAACATGCTTCTACATTCTTTTGCAATTTCTCAAGCTCTCACCTCAAGAGTCTTCACAAGATCCCATCTACCATGTTCTGCTGCAGCATTCCAGCAA gGATGGCATAGAACAGAATAAGCAGCATTTTCCAGTGATAATTGCTAGAATCACTTTCATTGTCTTGGGTTGTTTGATGCTGGCAACTCTTCTCTACACCATCTTCACCGATGGTAGCCCTTTCCGGAAAGAACTTTTAACTCC GTGGATGACAGCGACGCTAATTGACTTCTACATCAACGTCGTCGTTCTTTCT GTTTGGGTTGCTTATAAGGAATCAAGTTGGCTTAGTGCATTTGTGTGGATCCTTCTCTTGATATGCTTTGGCAG TATTAGTACATGTGCCTACATAGTACGAGAACTCTTCCAGCTTTCTTCCCAGGATCCACTCTACTTCGTCTTGTTTAACAATGGTTATAG AAAAAAGGTATGA
- the LOC104449569 gene encoding uncharacterized protein LOC104449569 isoform X1, with amino-acid sequence MPDKGRQLSLSLSLSLSLTSLCLFMSPASEDSSEQEGRTGHMAGSAVATVLKGLFLVLGCFMVATLVYTIAVDGLPFRSDLLTPWMAATLVDYYINVVPLAAWVWYKESNFFSALLWTVLLICLGSVTTCFYILLQFLKLSPQESSQDPIYHVLLQHSSKDGIEQNKQHFPVIIARITFIVLGCLMLATLLYTIFTDGSPFRKELLTPWMTATLIDFYINVVVLSVWVAYKESSWLSAFVWILLLICFGSISTCAYIVRELFQLSSQDPLYFVLFNNGYRAEKRYERASHEKEHG; translated from the exons ATGCCCGATAAGGGCcgccaactctctctctctctctctctctctctttctctcacatCTCTCTGCCTGTTCATGTCGCCTGCAAGTGAAGATTCGTCGGAGCAAGAAGGACGAACTGGGCATATGGCGGGGTCGGCGGTCGCGACGGTTCTGAAGGGTCTCTTCCTGGTGTTGGGTTGCTTCATGGTGGCCACTCTCGTCTACACCATCGCCGTCGATGGCCTCCCCTTCCGCTCTGACCTCCTCACTCc GTGGATGGCAGCGACCTTGGTTGACTACTACATCAACGTTGTTCCGCTTGCG GCTTGGGTTTGGTACAAGGAATCGAACTTTTTTAGCGCTTTACTTTGGACAGTGCTTCTTATCTGCCTAGGCAG TGTCACAACATGCTTCTACATTCTTTTGCAATTTCTCAAGCTCTCACCTCAAGAGTCTTCACAAGATCCCATCTACCATGTTCTGCTGCAGCATTCCAGCAA gGATGGCATAGAACAGAATAAGCAGCATTTTCCAGTGATAATTGCTAGAATCACTTTCATTGTCTTGGGTTGTTTGATGCTGGCAACTCTTCTCTACACCATCTTCACCGATGGTAGCCCTTTCCGGAAAGAACTTTTAACTCC GTGGATGACAGCGACGCTAATTGACTTCTACATCAACGTCGTCGTTCTTTCT GTTTGGGTTGCTTATAAGGAATCAAGTTGGCTTAGTGCATTTGTGTGGATCCTTCTCTTGATATGCTTTGGCAG TATTAGTACATGTGCCTACATAGTACGAGAACTCTTCCAGCTTTCTTCCCAGGATCCACTCTACTTCGTCTTGTTTAACAATGGTTATAG GGCAGAAAAAAGGTATGAGAGAGCTTCGCATGAAAAGGAGCACGGATGA
- the LOC104449569 gene encoding uncharacterized protein LOC104449569 isoform X3 gives MPDKGRQLSLSLSLSLSLTSLCLFMSPASEDSSEQEGRTGHMAGSAVATVLKGLFLVLGCFMVATLVYTIAVDGLPFRSDLLTPWMAATLVDYYINVVPLAAWVWYKESNFFSALLWTVLLICLGSVTTCFYILLQFLKLSPQESSQDPIYHVLLQHSSKDGIEQNKQHFPVIIARITFIVLGCLMLATLLYTIFTDGSPFRKELLTPWMTATLIDFYINVVVLSVWVAYKESSWLSAFVWILLLICFGSISTCAYIVRELFQLSSQDPLYFVLFNNGYRHP, from the exons ATGCCCGATAAGGGCcgccaactctctctctctctctctctctctctttctctcacatCTCTCTGCCTGTTCATGTCGCCTGCAAGTGAAGATTCGTCGGAGCAAGAAGGACGAACTGGGCATATGGCGGGGTCGGCGGTCGCGACGGTTCTGAAGGGTCTCTTCCTGGTGTTGGGTTGCTTCATGGTGGCCACTCTCGTCTACACCATCGCCGTCGATGGCCTCCCCTTCCGCTCTGACCTCCTCACTCc GTGGATGGCAGCGACCTTGGTTGACTACTACATCAACGTTGTTCCGCTTGCG GCTTGGGTTTGGTACAAGGAATCGAACTTTTTTAGCGCTTTACTTTGGACAGTGCTTCTTATCTGCCTAGGCAG TGTCACAACATGCTTCTACATTCTTTTGCAATTTCTCAAGCTCTCACCTCAAGAGTCTTCACAAGATCCCATCTACCATGTTCTGCTGCAGCATTCCAGCAA gGATGGCATAGAACAGAATAAGCAGCATTTTCCAGTGATAATTGCTAGAATCACTTTCATTGTCTTGGGTTGTTTGATGCTGGCAACTCTTCTCTACACCATCTTCACCGATGGTAGCCCTTTCCGGAAAGAACTTTTAACTCC GTGGATGACAGCGACGCTAATTGACTTCTACATCAACGTCGTCGTTCTTTCT GTTTGGGTTGCTTATAAGGAATCAAGTTGGCTTAGTGCATTTGTGTGGATCCTTCTCTTGATATGCTTTGGCAG TATTAGTACATGTGCCTACATAGTACGAGAACTCTTCCAGCTTTCTTCCCAGGATCCACTCTACTTCGTCTTGTTTAACAATGGTTATAG GCATCCATGA